The DNA segment CGTAACGATCAACTCTTTGCAGAAATCGACGATCTAAATGGCGGGCAAGAAGCCATTGAGGAACGCGCACGCAACGAACTTGGTATGATAAAGCCTGGCGAAACGTTTTATCGTCTGGTTCCAGAACAGGCAAAGCATAATGGTGGAGCAACTCAGTCTTCTCCAACGCCTTCGTTCTCATCGTCTACGGCACGAAACTAGCCTCGAACATCGTTTTTCGTTCACTCATCATGTCCGTTAGTTTAGTTATGTCATTGGACCTAACGTCATATCCATGATCTTCATTACAATAATCTTGATAAGAACAAACTGATAAGTATGAGTGATCCTGACGTGTCTACACTCCTCCCCATTGTTGCCGTTGTACCGGCGGCAGGCGTTGGCAGCCGAATGCGTTCGGCCTTCCCTAAGCAGTATTTGACCATTACGGGAAAAACGATCCTTGAGCATTCGATCGCGGC comes from the Hafnia alvei genome and includes:
- the ftsB gene encoding cell division protein FtsB, giving the protein MGKLTLLLLILLGWLQYSLWIGKNGIHDYVRVKEDVASQQANNGKLKSRNDQLFAEIDDLNGGQEAIEERARNELGMIKPGETFYRLVPEQAKHNGGATQSSPTPSFSSSTARN